One genomic region from Kineobactrum salinum encodes:
- the tatE gene encoding twin-arginine translocase subunit TatE: protein MGLGGISIWQLLIILAIVVMLFGTKRLRTLGGDLGSAIKGFRKSMQDDDEVAKKPEAEDDTSPASTPGEDNGKP from the coding sequence ATGGGACTCGGCGGCATTAGTATCTGGCAATTGCTGATTATTCTGGCAATCGTTGTCATGTTGTTCGGCACCAAGCGCCTGCGCACCCTGGGCGGTGACCTGGGCAGTGCCATCAAGGGTTTTCGCAAGAGCATGCAGGACGATGACGAGGTAGCGAAAAAGCCTGAGGCGGAGGACGACACATCTCCAGCTTCCACACCTGGCGAAGACAACGGCAAGCCCTGA
- a CDS encoding NAD(P)(+) transhydrogenase (Re/Si-specific) subunit beta, with amino-acid sequence MSGLAIQMAYVVAAALFIFGLKLLGSPASARRGNLLSAVGMLLAVVAALLDQGIVEYQWILLGFAVGGVIGAAAARLVQMTSMPEMVALFNGFGGMASLLVGAAALGTSTATFTLVTIVLSILIGGLTFTGSLVAWGKLSEKIGSGAIMFSGQKIVNSLIVLAILASAVMFCLQPENLNWLFLLIALSLLFGVMAVIPIGGADMPVVISLLNSYSGLAACAAGFAVNNNILIVAGALVGAAGIILTQIMCKAMNRSLSNVLFSGFGSVKTTATVIEGEIKPISSDDAFYVLEAATNVAIIPGYGMAVAQAQHAVKELCELLENNGAEVNFGIHPVAGRMPGHMNVLLAEADVPYDQLLEMDDINPRMENVDVAIVIGANDVVNPAAREVESSPIYGMPVIDVASARTVFVLKRSMASGFAGIENPLFYKDNTRMLFGDAKETINALIREFS; translated from the coding sequence ATGTCAGGACTTGCCATTCAAATGGCCTATGTGGTGGCTGCGGCCCTGTTTATTTTTGGCCTGAAACTGTTGGGGTCCCCCGCCAGCGCACGGCGCGGCAACCTGTTGTCCGCGGTCGGCATGTTGCTGGCGGTGGTTGCGGCCCTGCTGGACCAGGGTATTGTCGAATACCAGTGGATCCTGTTGGGCTTTGCGGTGGGCGGAGTGATCGGTGCCGCCGCGGCCCGGCTGGTACAGATGACGTCCATGCCGGAAATGGTAGCTCTGTTCAACGGCTTCGGCGGCATGGCCAGCCTGCTGGTGGGTGCCGCTGCGCTTGGTACATCGACGGCCACCTTTACCCTGGTCACGATCGTACTGTCTATCCTGATTGGCGGCCTCACCTTTACCGGCTCACTGGTGGCCTGGGGCAAGCTCAGCGAGAAGATCGGCAGCGGCGCGATCATGTTCAGTGGTCAGAAGATCGTCAACAGCCTGATCGTGCTCGCGATTCTTGCCAGCGCGGTGATGTTCTGCCTGCAGCCTGAGAACCTGAACTGGCTGTTTCTGCTGATAGCGCTGTCGCTGCTGTTCGGGGTGATGGCAGTGATCCCGATTGGCGGCGCGGACATGCCGGTGGTGATCTCCCTGCTGAACTCCTACTCGGGCCTGGCTGCCTGTGCCGCCGGCTTCGCGGTCAACAACAACATCCTGATCGTGGCCGGCGCGCTGGTGGGCGCTGCGGGCATCATCCTTACCCAGATTATGTGCAAGGCGATGAACCGGTCCCTGAGCAATGTGTTGTTCAGCGGTTTTGGCAGTGTCAAGACCACCGCGACTGTCATCGAGGGCGAGATCAAGCCGATTTCCAGCGACGATGCATTCTATGTGCTGGAAGCGGCCACCAACGTCGCGATCATCCCGGGTTACGGCATGGCGGTGGCCCAGGCCCAGCATGCGGTCAAGGAACTGTGCGAGCTGCTGGAAAACAATGGTGCCGAGGTCAATTTCGGCATCCACCCGGTGGCCGGGCGCATGCCGGGCCACATGAATGTACTGCTGGCGGAAGCGGATGTGCCTTACGATCAGTTGCTGGAAATGGACGACATCAACCCGCGGATGGAGAACGTGGATGTTGCCATCGTGATCGGCGCCAACGACGTCGTCAACCCGGCCGCGCGCGAGGTCGAGTCCAGCCCGATCTATGGCATGCCGGTTATCGATGTGGCCAGCGCGCGCACGGTTTTCGTGCTCAAGCGCTCCATGGCCTCGGGCTTTGCCGGGATCGAGAATCCGCTGTTCTACAAGGACAACACCCGGATGCTGTTCGGCGATGCCAAGGAGACCATCAACGCGCTGATTCGCGAATTCAGCTGA
- a CDS encoding phosphoribosyl-ATP diphosphatase encodes MNDVLQQLDQILAQRRQADPASSYVASLHHKGLNKILEKVGEEATEVILAAKDAAGEGSDGGREALVGEVADLWFHTLVMLSHLDCDAAAVLACLQQRLGLSGLEEKNARSEPAGGH; translated from the coding sequence ATGAACGATGTCCTGCAACAACTGGACCAGATACTGGCCCAGCGCCGCCAGGCCGACCCCGCCAGTTCCTATGTCGCCAGCCTCCACCACAAGGGCCTGAACAAGATCCTGGAGAAAGTCGGCGAAGAGGCGACCGAGGTCATCCTTGCCGCCAAGGACGCCGCCGGCGAAGGCAGTGATGGCGGCCGCGAGGCGCTGGTGGGAGAGGTCGCCGACCTCTGGTTCCACACCCTGGTGATGCTGTCGCACCTGGATTGCGACGCGGCGGCCGTACTGGCCTGCCTGCAGCAGCGTCTGGGCCTGTCCGGGCTGGAAGAAAAGAACGCCCGCAGTGAACCTGCGGGAGGACATTGA
- a CDS encoding ABC transporter transmembrane domain-containing protein, whose protein sequence is MTPPRERSLSPLLAVARFLLPYRWRMLAAGTALVFTATATLLLGRGIQLLIDQGFGGGTSTELRQAIAVIMLIAAAMAVGTFVRFYLVSWLGERVSADLRKAVFNNIVRLHPGYFETNRSGEIMSRLTTDTTLLQTIIGSSLSMALRSALTLTGGLVLMFVTNVKLSLIITAGVPLVLLPILFFGRRVRRLSTQSQDSIASVGSYAGEIIQHIRTVQSYASEARESEAFAVEVERAFAIARQRIRQRALLVCLAILLLFSGMGAMLWSGGQDVISGRMSGGELAAFVFYALMVGSGFATISEVWGELQRAAGAAERLLELLHSSSEIVDTGAQPGLPDARMELREVSFYYPSRPTEAALTDLSLTIESGQSLALVGPSGAGKSTLFQLLQRFYDPQSGSILFDGVDIREIGLATLRRQLALVPQQPALFSATVRYNIAYGMPEASAAEIEAAARAAHAHDFIVRLPQGYDSHLGEQGVRLSGGQRQRIALARAILNNPRILLLDEATSALDSESEHQVQLALQELMHNRTTVIIAHRLSTILHADRIAVLEGGKLVAIGTHQSLLQDCELYARLASLQFRDG, encoded by the coding sequence ATGACGCCTCCGCGAGAACGCTCCCTGTCCCCACTGCTGGCGGTCGCCCGCTTCCTGCTACCCTATCGCTGGCGCATGCTGGCCGCGGGCACGGCCCTGGTGTTTACCGCCACTGCCACCTTGTTGTTGGGCCGCGGCATTCAGCTATTGATCGACCAGGGATTCGGCGGCGGCACCAGCACTGAGCTGCGTCAGGCCATCGCTGTGATCATGCTCATCGCAGCAGCGATGGCGGTGGGCACCTTCGTCCGCTTCTACCTGGTATCCTGGCTGGGCGAGCGGGTCAGCGCCGACCTGCGCAAGGCCGTATTCAACAATATCGTCCGTCTGCATCCGGGCTATTTCGAGACCAACCGCAGCGGCGAAATCATGTCGCGCCTGACCACCGACACTACCCTGCTGCAAACGATTATAGGCTCATCCCTGAGCATGGCACTGCGCAGCGCGCTGACGCTCACCGGCGGCCTGGTGCTGATGTTCGTGACCAACGTCAAACTGAGCCTGATCATCACCGCCGGGGTACCACTGGTGCTGCTGCCGATACTGTTTTTTGGACGCCGGGTGCGGCGCCTCTCCACCCAGAGCCAGGACAGCATCGCCAGCGTAGGCAGCTATGCCGGCGAGATTATCCAGCATATCCGCACGGTCCAGAGTTACGCCAGCGAAGCCCGGGAAAGTGAAGCGTTTGCTGTGGAGGTTGAGCGCGCCTTCGCGATCGCCAGGCAGCGGATCCGGCAGCGGGCGCTGCTGGTCTGTCTGGCCATCCTGCTGCTGTTCTCCGGCATGGGAGCGATGCTGTGGAGTGGTGGCCAGGACGTGATCAGTGGCCGCATGAGCGGCGGTGAGCTGGCGGCCTTTGTGTTCTACGCGCTCATGGTGGGTTCCGGCTTCGCCACCATCTCCGAGGTCTGGGGGGAATTGCAGCGGGCGGCGGGAGCCGCGGAGCGCCTGCTTGAGTTGCTGCACAGCTCCAGCGAGATCGTCGACACGGGCGCGCAGCCGGGCCTGCCCGATGCCCGCATGGAATTGCGCGAAGTGAGCTTTTATTATCCCTCGCGGCCCACCGAGGCCGCGCTGACCGATCTCTCCCTGACCATAGAATCCGGCCAGAGCCTGGCCCTGGTGGGTCCCTCCGGCGCCGGCAAATCCACCCTGTTCCAGCTGTTGCAGCGCTTTTATGATCCGCAATCGGGCAGCATCCTGTTCGACGGGGTGGATATCCGCGAGATCGGTCTGGCCACGCTGCGCCGGCAGCTGGCACTGGTGCCGCAGCAGCCGGCGCTGTTCAGCGCGACAGTCCGCTACAATATTGCCTATGGCATGCCCGAGGCCAGCGCAGCCGAGATAGAGGCTGCCGCCCGCGCGGCTCACGCCCACGATTTCATTGTCCGCCTGCCCCAGGGCTACGACAGCCACCTGGGCGAACAGGGCGTACGGTTGTCAGGCGGCCAGCGTCAGCGTATCGCCCTGGCCCGGGCCATTCTCAACAATCCCCGTATCCTGCTGCTGGATGAGGCCACCAGCGCGCTGGACAGCGAAAGCGAACACCAGGTGCAACTGGCGCTGCAGGAATTGATGCACAACCGCACCACGGTGATCATCGCCCACCGCCTGTCGACGATCCTGCATGCGGACCGGATAGCAGTGCTGGAGGGCGGCAAACTGGTGGCCATCGGCACCCATCAAAGCCTGCTGCAGGACTGTGAGCTCTACGCCAGGCTGGCCAGCCTGCAGTTCCGGGATGGCTGA
- the hmpA gene encoding NO-inducible flavohemoprotein, with translation MLSQQTRAIIAATLPAVKANAEEITGVFYPLMFERYPEVRDYFNLAHQAQGSQRRALANAVVAYASNLDRLELLGDAVNLIVHKHASLNIQPEHYPLVGECLLAAVREVLGAAATDEVLAAWGEAYQQLADILIAAEEQLYREHQQQPGGWRGEREFVLARRERESAAITSFYLQPADGGPLPPFQPGQYISLILELDGQTVRRNYSLSDVPGQLCYRISVKREPGGQVSAYLHDHLQVGDRLRLTPPCGNFVLNEAGRPLVLLSGGVGITPTISMLQPTLDSGREVYFLHGALNSEVQAFRSLLETLDQQYPNLHLSYCYSDPLPQDRDHPQGLFDSERLAALLPGSRDLDVYFLGPPPFMQLCYRSLRTLGIPDDNLRYEFFGPLQALQSDTASNEAA, from the coding sequence ATGCTTTCGCAACAAACACGAGCGATCATCGCGGCGACATTGCCCGCGGTCAAAGCCAACGCCGAGGAGATTACCGGCGTTTTCTACCCTCTGATGTTCGAGCGCTATCCCGAGGTCCGGGATTATTTCAATCTGGCCCATCAGGCCCAGGGCAGCCAGCGCCGGGCGCTGGCCAATGCGGTAGTGGCCTACGCCAGCAATCTGGACCGGCTGGAACTGCTGGGTGATGCCGTGAACCTGATCGTGCACAAACACGCCTCGCTCAATATCCAGCCCGAACACTATCCGCTGGTGGGAGAATGCCTGCTGGCCGCGGTGCGCGAGGTGCTGGGCGCGGCTGCCACCGACGAAGTGCTGGCAGCCTGGGGTGAAGCCTACCAGCAACTTGCGGACATTCTGATCGCGGCCGAAGAGCAGCTGTACCGGGAGCATCAGCAGCAACCGGGTGGCTGGCGCGGTGAGCGGGAGTTCGTGCTGGCACGGCGGGAGCGGGAGAGCGCAGCCATCACCTCTTTCTACCTGCAACCAGCTGATGGTGGCCCCCTGCCGCCGTTTCAGCCGGGTCAGTATATCAGCCTGATTCTGGAGCTGGACGGGCAAACCGTGCGGCGCAACTATTCTTTGTCAGATGTCCCGGGCCAGCTCTGCTACAGGATCAGCGTCAAGCGTGAGCCGGGCGGGCAGGTATCGGCCTATCTCCACGATCATCTGCAGGTGGGCGATCGGCTGCGATTGACACCCCCCTGTGGCAACTTCGTACTCAACGAAGCCGGCCGTCCCCTGGTGCTGCTCAGCGGTGGCGTCGGTATTACCCCCACCATCAGCATGCTCCAGCCGACCCTCGACAGCGGACGTGAGGTGTACTTCCTCCACGGCGCCCTCAATAGCGAGGTGCAGGCATTCCGGAGCCTGCTGGAGACACTGGACCAGCAGTATCCCAATCTCCACCTGAGTTACTGCTATAGCGACCCGTTGCCGCAGGATCGCGATCACCCCCAGGGCCTGTTTGACAGCGAACGGCTGGCGGCCCTGCTGCCCGGCAGCCGCGATCTGGACGTCTACTTTCTGGGGCCGCCCCCCTTCATGCAGCTCTGTTACCGCTCCCTGCGCACTCTGGGAATACCCGATGACAACCTGCGCTATGAGTTCTTCGGACCCCTGCAGGCGCTGCAATCCGATACGGCCTCGAACGAGGCAGCCTGA
- the tatC gene encoding twin-arginine translocase subunit TatC — protein MSEDPVDQPLPLVAHLTELRDRLLRALLAILVVFICLFPFSNEIYSFVSQPLRALLPAGATMIATEVASPFLTPFKLTLVAAIFVAIPYILYQIWSFIAPGMYRHEKRLAIPLLASSVLLFYAGAAFAYYVVFPLIFAFFTSVGPEDISMMTDINSYLNFVLKLFFAFGVAFEIPIAAVIMIWAGITTPEDLAKKRPYIIVGCFVFGMLLTPPDIISQALLAIPMWILFEIGVFFGRFIQRRAQAGVDPD, from the coding sequence ATGAGCGAAGACCCCGTTGATCAGCCCCTGCCGCTGGTCGCCCACCTGACCGAATTGCGCGACCGCCTGCTGCGTGCCCTGCTCGCGATTCTGGTGGTGTTCATCTGCCTGTTCCCGTTCTCCAACGAGATCTACAGCTTTGTCTCCCAGCCACTGCGGGCCCTGCTGCCCGCGGGCGCGACGATGATCGCCACCGAAGTGGCGTCACCGTTCCTGACACCGTTCAAGCTGACTCTGGTGGCGGCCATCTTTGTCGCAATTCCGTATATTCTCTACCAGATATGGAGTTTTATCGCACCGGGCATGTATCGCCACGAGAAGCGCCTGGCGATCCCGCTGCTGGCCTCCAGTGTATTGCTGTTCTACGCCGGCGCTGCGTTCGCCTACTATGTGGTCTTCCCACTGATTTTCGCGTTCTTTACCAGCGTGGGACCGGAAGATATCTCCATGATGACGGATATCAACAGCTACCTGAATTTCGTCCTGAAGCTGTTTTTTGCATTCGGCGTGGCCTTTGAAATCCCGATTGCCGCGGTCATCATGATCTGGGCGGGCATCACCACACCGGAGGATCTGGCCAAAAAACGCCCCTACATCATCGTCGGCTGTTTCGTATTCGGCATGCTGCTGACGCCGCCGGATATCATTTCCCAGGCCCTGCTGGCCATCCCCATGTGGATCCTGTTTGAAATCGGGGTGTTCTTCGGCCGTTTCATCCAGCGGCGGGCCCAGGCCGGGGTCGACCCCGACTGA
- the tatB gene encoding Sec-independent protein translocase protein TatB, with product MFDIGFTELVIIGIVSLLVIGPERLPGTIRTVAAWVHRIKRGFNDVRREVEQELHNDAVLQELRKTGADAKAGARKMEQDLRKSIEYEDKTATADADTSDAALSGEPDPVSAETAAAQEPQSPATKSGQEPPPQ from the coding sequence ATGTTTGATATAGGCTTTACCGAGCTCGTCATCATCGGGATCGTGAGCCTGTTGGTGATCGGGCCCGAACGCCTGCCCGGCACTATCCGCACGGTTGCCGCCTGGGTGCACCGGATCAAGCGCGGCTTCAACGATGTCCGGCGGGAGGTGGAGCAGGAGCTGCACAACGATGCCGTGCTGCAGGAACTGCGCAAGACCGGGGCGGACGCGAAGGCGGGAGCCCGTAAAATGGAACAGGACCTGCGCAAGTCAATAGAGTACGAAGACAAGACCGCCACGGCCGACGCTGACACCAGCGACGCCGCCCTCTCTGGCGAACCCGACCCGGTTTCCGCGGAAACCGCGGCAGCCCAGGAGCCGCAATCCCCCGCCACAAAGTCCGGGCAGGAACCCCCGCCACAATGA
- the norR gene encoding nitric oxide reductase transcriptional regulator NorR → MTTHQFFDTALAVVADLSRDLLAEQRYARLLQGLKQVFPCDAAALLQLRASTLYPLAVDGLSDDTLGRQFLIETESRFARILLSREPVRFAADCELPDPYDGLIDSQDLAGLHVHDCLGMALYLDDVPWGILTLDALQPDAFDRIDPAELRAFIRLTEATIRIAQTIQRLQARAEREHLLAQAVVAEQAQPELIGNSKAIKALRQDMAVVAHSDLATLITGETGVGKELVARHLHARSARADRPLVYVNCAALPENLVESELFGHARGAFTGASQARTGKFELADGGSLFLDEIGEMPLAMQPKLLRALQSGEVQRVGSDSHHRVDVRIITATNRDLGREVATGHFRADLYHRISVYPIAVPALRERGRDVLLLAGHFLELNRRRFGLRGLRLDSETREALLAYDWPGNVRELEHLISRAVLRLRAAGDGRGLLTVGMDVMDLPRASAAPAPAVESTPGTLPAAPQEQSLRAATEMFQRELVQHSLRQHNGNQASTARALGLDRGNLNRLLKRLQIR, encoded by the coding sequence ATGACAACCCATCAATTCTTTGACACGGCCCTGGCTGTGGTCGCCGACCTGTCCCGGGACCTGCTCGCGGAGCAGCGCTATGCACGCCTGCTGCAGGGACTGAAGCAGGTATTTCCCTGCGACGCGGCGGCACTGCTGCAACTGCGCGCCTCCACCCTGTACCCGCTGGCGGTGGACGGCCTCAGCGACGACACTCTCGGCAGACAGTTCCTGATTGAGACCGAATCCCGCTTCGCCAGAATCCTGCTCAGCCGGGAACCGGTGCGCTTCGCCGCGGACTGCGAGCTGCCCGATCCCTACGACGGCCTGATCGACAGCCAGGATCTCGCCGGGCTGCATGTGCACGATTGCCTGGGGATGGCCCTGTATCTCGATGATGTGCCCTGGGGAATCCTGACGCTTGACGCCCTGCAGCCTGACGCCTTTGACCGGATCGACCCGGCCGAGCTGCGCGCCTTCATCCGGCTCACCGAAGCCACCATAAGGATTGCCCAGACCATCCAGCGCCTGCAGGCCCGCGCCGAGCGCGAGCATTTGCTCGCCCAGGCGGTCGTGGCCGAGCAGGCACAGCCGGAGCTGATCGGTAACAGCAAGGCAATCAAGGCATTGCGGCAGGACATGGCCGTGGTGGCACATTCGGACCTGGCGACGCTGATCACCGGCGAAACCGGGGTGGGCAAGGAGCTGGTTGCGCGCCACCTGCATGCCCGATCAGCTCGGGCCGATCGCCCCCTGGTCTACGTCAACTGCGCGGCCCTGCCGGAGAATCTGGTGGAAAGCGAGCTGTTTGGCCACGCCAGGGGCGCCTTTACCGGGGCCTCACAGGCGCGCACGGGTAAATTTGAGCTCGCCGACGGCGGCAGCCTGTTCCTCGACGAAATCGGCGAGATGCCACTGGCGATGCAGCCCAAGCTGCTGCGTGCGCTGCAAAGCGGCGAAGTGCAGCGGGTGGGCAGCGACAGCCACCATCGGGTCGACGTGCGCATTATCACTGCCACCAATCGAGATCTGGGCCGGGAGGTGGCGACGGGCCATTTCCGCGCCGATCTCTATCACCGCATCAGCGTCTACCCGATCGCAGTGCCGGCCCTGCGAGAACGGGGCCGCGACGTACTGCTGCTTGCGGGGCACTTCCTGGAGCTCAACCGGCGCCGTTTCGGCCTGAGAGGACTGCGCCTGGATAGCGAGACACGGGAAGCGCTACTGGCCTACGACTGGCCCGGCAACGTGCGGGAACTGGAGCACCTGATCAGCCGGGCGGTGTTGCGTCTGCGCGCCGCAGGGGACGGTCGCGGACTGCTGACCGTGGGCATGGATGTGATGGACCTGCCGCGAGCCAGCGCGGCACCGGCCCCCGCGGTCGAAAGCACCCCCGGCACACTGCCCGCCGCGCCGCAGGAACAGAGCTTGCGCGCAGCAACGGAAATGTTCCAGCGAGAGCTGGTGCAACACAGCCTGCGCCAGCACAACGGCAACCAGGCCAGCACCGCCCGCGCCCTGGGCCTGGACCGGGGCAACCTGAACCGCCTGCTCAAGCGGCTGCAGATCCGCTAG
- a CDS encoding NAD(P) transhydrogenase subunit alpha: protein MEPVYLTFILMLSIFVGFELITKVPATLHTPLMSGANAISGVTVVGAISLAGTGQQDLANWLGAAAVALASINVVGGYMVTDRMLAMFKKKGA from the coding sequence ATGGAACCGGTATATCTGACCTTTATCCTGATGTTGTCCATTTTCGTGGGCTTCGAACTGATCACCAAGGTGCCCGCTACGCTGCATACGCCGCTGATGTCCGGGGCCAATGCAATCTCGGGCGTTACGGTGGTCGGCGCGATCAGCCTGGCCGGTACCGGCCAGCAGGATCTGGCCAACTGGCTGGGCGCAGCCGCGGTCGCGCTGGCGTCGATCAATGTGGTCGGCGGTTACATGGTAACCGACCGCATGCTCGCGATGTTCAAGAAGAAGGGGGCCTGA